Proteins co-encoded in one Anabas testudineus chromosome 8, fAnaTes1.2, whole genome shotgun sequence genomic window:
- the LOC113158557 gene encoding immunoglobulin lambda-1 light chain-like isoform X1 produces the protein MLGTVCTLITALTCVSGVTVVTQKPPVVTVRKGETVTMDCNLGTVTDIAARWYKQIPGGVPQHVLRFHHSWSSPTYGSDFSSPKFTSNHQTESDYRLIINNVEEGDSAVYYCQTWDSSAEENVFGQGTKLIVTSSSLPPPVLTVFPPSSAELRSNKASLVCLSSQSVPFADVTWLADGSPVSSGVSTSTAVQQPDQSFQISSYLDIQTSEWNMNKVYTCKVSLGSQTSEKNINKSKCPTEE, from the exons atgttggGGACCGTCTGCACTCTCATCACTGCTCTAACAT GTGTGAGTGGTGTGACGGTGGTGACACAGAAACCTCCTGTTGTGACAGTGAGGAAAGGAGAGACAGTCACCATGGACTGTAACCTGGGAACTGTTACTGATATTGCAGCTCGATGGTATAAACAGATTCCAGGAGGAGTTCCTCAGCATGTTCTGAGATTTCATCACAGCTGGAGCTCCCCAACATATGGCTCTGATTTCTCCTCTCCCAAATTTACATCAAATCATCAGACAGAGTCAGATTATCGTTTGATTATCAACAATGTGGAGGAGGGAGactcagcagtttattactgtcagacATGGGATAGCTCTGCTGAGGAGAAC GTATTCGGACAAGGAACCAAGCTGATTGTGACaa GCTCcagcctccctcctcctgtcctGACAGTCTTCCCTCCGTCCAGCGCTGAGCTCCGGTCCAACAAAGCCTCTCTGGTCTGTCTGTCCAGTCAGTCTGTGCCTTTTGCAGATGTCACCTGGTTGGCTGATGGGAGTCCAGTGAGCAGTGGGGTCTCTACCAGCACCGCCGTTCAACAACCAGACCAGAGTTTCCAAATCAGCAGCTATCTGGACATCCAGACGTCAGAGTGGAACATGAACAAGGTTTACACTTGTAAAGTGTCTTTGGGATCCCAGActtcagagaaaaacatcaacaagtcTAAATGTCCCACTGAAGAATAG
- the LOC113158557 gene encoding immunoglobulin lambda-1 light chain-like isoform X2, giving the protein MLGTLFTLITALTYVDAVIVLTQTPAVHTASTEQEVVLNCNIERYDGYYVSWYKQVPGKAPQYVLRFYHSHSSPNFGSGFSSDRFNSKASSEIDYQFIIKRAETGDTAQYFCETLDESADAAVFGQGTKLIVTSSSLPPPVLTVFPPSSAELRSNKASLVCLSSQSVPFADVTWLADGSPVSSGVSTSTAVQQPDQSFQISSYLDIQTSEWNMNKVYTCKVSLGSQTSEKNINKSKCPTEE; this is encoded by the exons atgcTGGGGACTCTCTTCACTCTCATCACTGCTCTAACAT ATGTCGATGCAGTGATAGTACTGACTCAGACGCCTGCTGTCCACACAGCTTCTACAGAACAGGAGGTTGTTCTTAACTGCAACATTGAGAGATATGATGGATATTATGTCAGTTGGTACAAACAGGTTCCTGGTAAAGCTCCTCAGTATGTCCTGAGATTTTACCATTCTCACAGTTCACCCAACTTTGGATCAGGATTCTCCTCAGACCGATTCAATTCCAAAGCTTCATCAGAAATAGATTACCAGTTCATCATCAAGCGTGCTGAGACAGGAGACACTGCTCAGTATTTCTGTGAGACATTGGACGAGTCTGCTGATGCAGCT GTATTCGGACAAGGAACCAAGCTGATTGTGACaa GCTCcagcctccctcctcctgtcctGACAGTCTTCCCTCCGTCCAGCGCTGAGCTCCGGTCCAACAAAGCCTCTCTGGTCTGTCTGTCCAGTCAGTCTGTGCCTTTTGCAGATGTCACCTGGTTGGCTGATGGGAGTCCAGTGAGCAGTGGGGTCTCTACCAGCACCGCCGTTCAACAACCAGACCAGAGTTTCCAAATCAGCAGCTATCTGGACATCCAGACGTCAGAGTGGAACATGAACAAGGTTTACACTTGTAAAGTGTCTTTGGGATCCCAGActtcagagaaaaacatcaacaagtcTAAATGTCCCACTGAAGAATAG
- the LOC113158549 gene encoding immunoglobulin lambda-1 light chain-like, with amino-acid sequence MLGTVCTLITALTCVSGVTVVTQKPPVVTVRKGETAIMDCNLGIRYDKAVWYKQIPGGVPQFFLRYFHTDSSPTYGSGFSSPKFTCTHQSASDYRLIIKNVEEGDSAVYYCHTWDDSAKEEVFGQGTKLIVTSCTLPPPVLTIFPPSSAELMTNKASLVCLSSLPSETKGFAHVTWLADGSPVSSGVSTSTAVQQPDQSFHISSSLDIQTSEWNMDKVYTCKVSLGSQTSEKKIKSNCPTED; translated from the exons atgttggGGACCGTCTGCACTCTCATCACTGCTCTAACAT GTGTGAGTGGTGTGACGGTGGTGACACAGAAGCCTCCTGTAGTGACAGTGAGGAAAGGAGAGACAGCCATCATGGACTGTAACCTGGGGATTCGTTATGATAAAGCAGTGTGGTATAAACAGATTCCAGGGGGAGTTCCTCAGTTTTTCCTCAGATATTTTCACACTGACAGCTCTCCAACATATGGCTCAGGCTTCTCTTCTCCTAAGTTTACATGTACTCATCAGTCTGCATCAGATTATCGTTTGATTATCAAGAATGTGGAGGAGGGAGactcagcagtttattactgtcataCATGGGATGACTCTGCTAAGGAGGAG GTATTCGGACAAGGAACCAAGCTGATTGTGACAa GCTgcaccctccctcctcctgtcctGACAATCTTCCCTCCGTCCAGCGCTGAGCTTATGACCAACAAAGCCTCTCTGGTCTGTCTGTCCAGTTTGCCCAGTGAGACTAAGGGTTTTGCACATGTCACCTGGTTGGCTGATGGGAGTCCAGTGAGCAGTGGGGTCTCTACCAGCACCGCCGTTCAACAACCAGACCAGAGTTTCCACATCAGCAGCTCTCTGGACATCCAGACGTCAGAGTGGAACATGGACAAGGTTTACACTTGTAAAGTGTCTTTGGGATCCCAGACttcagagaaaaaaatcaagtcAAACTGTCCCACTGAAGACTAG
- the LOC113158348 gene encoding immunoglobulin lambda-1 light chain-like, giving the protein MLLMLYTLTTVLTYVDSVIVLTQTPAVHTASTEQEVVLKCNIERYDRNSVSWYKQVPGKAPQYVLRFHYTDSSPSFGSGFSSNRFNSKASSNIDYQFIIKRAETGDSAQYFCQTWDDSASAAVFGQGTKLIVTSSSLPPPVLTVFPPSSAELRSNKASLVCLSSQSVPFADVTWLADGSPVSSGVSTSTAVQQPDQSFQISSSLDIQTSEWNMNKVYTCKVSLGSQTSDKNINKSKCPTEE; this is encoded by the exons ATGCTGTTGATGCTCTACACTCTCACCACTGTTCTGACTT ATGTTGATTCAGTGATAGTACTGACTCAGACGCCTGCCGTCCACACAGCTTCTACAGAACAAGAGGTTGTTCTCAAATGCAACATTGAGAGATATGATCGAAATTCTGTCAGTTGGTACAAACAGGTTCCTGGTAAAGCTCCTCAGTATGTCCTCAGATTTCACTATACTGACAGTTCACCCAGCTTTGGATCAGGATTCTCCTCAAACCGATTCAACTCTAAAGCCTCATCAAACATAGATTACCAGTTCATCATCAAGCGTGCTGAGACAGGAGACTCTGCTCAGTATTTCTGTCAGACATGGGACGACTCTGCTTCTGCAGCT GTATTCGGACAAGGAACCAAGCTGATTGTGACaa GCTCcagcctccctcctcctgtcctGACAGTCTTCCCTCCGTCCAGCGCTGAGCTCCGGTCCAACAAAGCCTCTCTGGTCTGTCTGTCCAGTCAGTCTGTGCCTTTTGCAGATGTCACCTGGTTGGCTGATGGGAGTCCAGTGAGCAGTGGGGTCTCTACCAGCACCGCCGTTCAACAACCAGACCAGAGTTTCCAAATCAGCAGCTCTCTGGACATCCAGACGTCAGAGTGGAACATGAACAAGGTTTACACTTGTAAAGTGTCTTTGGGATCCCAGACTTCagataaaaacatcaacaagtcGAAATGTCCCACTGAAGAATAG
- the LOC113157471 gene encoding tetraspanin-10 codes for MRRYLVLKRFPLPWLRKDNAQNESSPLIPKAGPAKEDAEELNSVSSDSHQAGTNNGQEHNSPPHERIQPRYSYSLTDYFLKYFLFLCNMLFTVMGLVVLGLGMWGLISKESFAQEKIGSIGTDPMLILGTVGFLLTMLCLSGCVGALRENCCLLRLFSAVMLVLITAQVLAAIMAYSLQNEIGGYLRSGMLAAMARYQDDLDLRFITDEIQTNLQCCGADTYRDWEINIYYNCSAPGVLACGVPATCCVDPLENGTVWNSQCGVRAQLLDEFTAQSVIFLGGCLGGISRWIEQHENLIGTVCIVILGVQLLTLFITTRLLDSIQWRKFMYSSGR; via the exons ATGAGGAGGTATTTGGTGTTAAAAAGATTTCCTTTGCCGTGGTTGAGGAAGGACAATGCGCAGAATGAGTCCAGTCCACTCATACCAAAG GCAGGACCTGCAAAAGAGGATGCTGAGGAACTTAACAGCGTCTCCAGTGATTCCCACCAAGCAGGGACCAACAACGGCCAGGAACACAACAGCCCTCCACATGAAAGGATCCAACCTCGCTATAGTTATTCATTGACGGACTATTtcctaaaatattttttgtttctatgCAACATGTTGTTCACGGTTATGGGCCTGGTGGTTCTTGGTCTGGGGATGTGGGGCCTCATTAGCAAAGAGTCATTTGCCCAGGAGAAGATCGGCAGCATTGGGACGGATCCAATGCTCATACTTGGGACTGTGGGCTTTTTGCTTACTATGCTCTGCCTGTCAGGCTGTGTAGGTGCCTTAAGAGAGAACTGCTGCCTGCTGAGGCTGTTCTCTGCTGTAATGCTGGTGCTCATTACAGCCCAGGTGCTGGCCGCCATTATGGCCTACAGTCTACAAAATGAGATTGGAGGCTACCTACGGTCGGGGATGTTAGCTGCCATGGCACGATACCAGGATGACCTGGATCTGAGGTTCATCACGGATGAGATTCAGACAAACCTGCAGTGTTGTGGGGCAGATACCTACCGCGACTGGGAGATCAACAT ATATTATAACTGCTCAGCTCCAGGAGTGCTCGCCTGTGGTGTGCCTGCGACATGCTGTGTGGATCCGCTCGAGAACGGCACGGTGTGGAACTCACAGTGTGGGGTCAGAGCTCAGCTGCTGGATGAGTTCACTGCTCAAAGCGTCATCTTCCTGGGTGGTTGTCTGGGGGGAATTTCTCGCTGGATTGAGCAGCATGAGAACCTGATAGGAACAGTCTGCATTGTCATACTCGGAGTTCAACTTCTGACTCTTTTTATCACCACACGGCTGCTGGACAGCATCCAGTGGCGTAAGTTTATGTACAGCAGTGGACGCTGA
- the pde6ga gene encoding phosphodiesterase 6G, cGMP-specific, rod, gamma, paralog a: MNLDVPKPEAKAGSKAPLRATGPGSPRKGPPKFKQRNTRQFKSKPPKRGVIGFGEEIPGMEGLGTDITVICPWEAYSHLELHELSQYGII; the protein is encoded by the exons ATGAATTTGGATGTCCCCAAACCTGAAGCAAAGGCGGGCAGCAAAGCTCCTCTCAGAGCCACTGGTCCTGGATCCCCACGTAAAGGCCCACCCAAGTTCAAACAGAGGAACACCCGCCAGTTCAAGAGCAAGCCTCCCAAGAGAGGCGTCATTGG CTTTGGAGAGGAAATCCCAGGAATGGAAGGTCTCGGCACTG ACATCACTGTAATCTGCCCGTGGGAGGCGTACAGCCATCTCGAGCTACATGAGCTGTCTCAGTACGGCATCATCTGA
- the ccdc137 gene encoding coiled-coil domain-containing protein 137 has protein sequence MGKHKKSQTNESGNQADKVGRHSREKKLKRDDKTKKAKQEDHLKHIPFKLREIMKSKERIKTGSFKAKKQKETSSHDSKPGDSQDGDIPVPHFKRRKEESEKAYLRRMENETKHVLFLTKNQVERKPELNAEMGKSEKKKESDKIRLQRLQLKKLNRQEAKMEKQMFVDHVAFGEVAMAPPSLSAKPKKAPVKSQKTSKELLLNSLLGHTATSTVKPSMARQRIMEEERERAVEAYRHLKKQKQQQQSAKTASLEKLKNLQ, from the exons ATGGGTAAACATAAGAAAAGTCAAACTAACGAGTCGGGAAACCAAGCGGACAAGGTCGGGCGACATTCAAG GGAGAAGAAGCTCAAACGAGATGATAAAACCAAGAAAGCCAAACAAGAGGACCACCTCAAACACATCCCCTTCAAGCTCCGAGAGATAATGAAGAGCAAGGAGAGAATAAAAACGGGTTCCTTTAAGgctaaaaagcaaaaagaga CCAGCTCTCATGACAGTAAGCCaggagattctcaggatggagACATACCTGTCCCACATTTtaagagaaggaaggaggaaagtgAGAAAGCCTACCTGAGGCGCATGgagaatgaaacaaaacatgtcctCTTCCTCACCAAGAATCAGGTGGAGAGAAAACCTGAGCTGAATGCAGAGATGGGCAAGtctgagaagaagaagga GTCTGACAAGATTAGATTACAGAGACTACAACTAAAGAAGCTGAACAGACAAGAGGCCAAGATggaaaaacagatgtttgtag ATCATGTTGCTTTCGGTGAAGTTGCAATGGCCCCACCCTCTTTAAGTGCCAAACCCAAGAAAGCTCCAGTCAAATCTCAG AAAACATCCAAGGAGCTTCTTCTCAACTCCCTGCTTGGCCACACTGCTACCTCCACAGTGAAGCCCTCCATGGCAAGACAGAGAAttatggaggaggagagggagcgagCCGTGGAGGCCTACCGTCAtctgaagaaacagaaacaacagcagcagagtgcgAAGACCGCCAGTCTGGAAAAGCTCAAGAATCTTCAGTGA
- the LOC113174125 gene encoding G-protein coupled receptor family C group 5 member C-like isoform X2, giving the protein MDTSSAPKGCGSSISSIYYNLCDLATVWGVVVEAVAAAGVVTSFILFVILMACLPFVTNQKRKGMVALQAAILVFTLGLFGLTFAFIVGRYSTSCAARRFLFGVLFSGCLACLAMHGLWLALLERRGRGPRSWMLCLGALGLWLVEVIINTEWLVITVVRSPSGGAPDLFCSIANMDFVMALIYVMVLLLAVVLMAVPSLIHKHKQWRRDGAFIFVTGLLTLGIWISWIVMYMYGNGLTGNASWDDPTLAIAVVSNAWVFLFLYTIPEISLLTQEDPDQEQPSDGDHVYPARSLVYDNILKETEPPHQNVYMNNKAFTMDEPPTEVSTKPLSPYGSYNGQLRSCVYQPTELALIAKGLTRRDQDMRIPRALVPSLSPASGNSLPLSAEFLSSRDCHAQPD; this is encoded by the exons ATGGACACAAGCAGCGCTCCAAAAGGATGCGGCTCCAGCATCAGCTCCATATATTACAACCTGTGTGACCTGGCTACTGTGTGGGGGGTCGTGGTGGaggctgttgctgctgctggggtGGTTACTTCCTTCATTCTGTTTGTCATTCTCATGGCCTGTCTACCGTTTGTGACAAACCAAAAGAGGAAGGGTATGGTGGCCCTGCAGGCAGCCATTCTGGTCTTCACTCTGGGACTCTTTGGACTCACTTTTGCCTTCATCGTGGGTCGATATTCCACCAGCTGTGCCGCACGGAGGTTCCTCTTTGGAGTACTGTTTTCAGGCTGCCTAGCCTGCCTGGCGATGCATGGGCTGTGGCTCGCCTTGCTGGAACGGAGAGGCCGGGGCCCCAGGAGCTGGATGTTATGCCTTGGAGCCCTGGGCCTATGGCTCGTCGAGGTGATCATCAACACTGAATGGCTTGTCATCACTGTGGTCAGAAGCCCATCTGGAGGTGCCCCTGACCTGTTCTGCAGCATTGCTAACATGGACTTTGTGATGGCTCTGATCTATGTGATGGTTCTGCTTCTAGCTGTGGTTCTCATGGCTGTACCTTCACTGATACACAAACATAAGCAGTGGCGCCGAGATGGAGCTTTCATCTTTGTCACAGGGCTCCTCACTTTGGGTATCTGGATATCTTGGATTGTAATGTACATGTATGGGAATGGGTTGACTGGGAACGCCAGCTGGGACGATCCTACCCTGGCTATTGCAGTGGTATCAAATGCTTGGGTGTTCCTGTTCCTCTACACCATCCCAGAAATCTCCTTACTCACCCAGGAGGACCCTGACCAGGAGCAGCCCAGTGATGGAGACCACGTCTATCCTGCCAGGAGCCTGGTTTATGACAACATACTTAAGGAGACAGAGCCACCTCATCAAAATGTGTACATGAACAATAAAGCTTTCACTATGGATGAGCCTCCAACAG AAGTGTCAACAAAGCCGCTGTCTCCATATGGTTCTTATAATGGTCAGCTACGAAGTTGTGTGTACCAGCCGACTGAATTAGCCCTGATTGCCAAGGGTCTGACGAGG AGAGACCAGGACATGAGGATCCCACGAGCCTTAGTTCCCTCTTTGAGCCCAGCAAGTGGCAACTCCCTTCCTCTTTCAGCTGAGTTCTTATCATCTAGGGACTGTCACGCACAGCCAGACTGA
- the LOC113174125 gene encoding G-protein coupled receptor family C group 5 member C-like isoform X1 → MDTSSAPKGCGSSISSIYYNLCDLATVWGVVVEAVAAAGVVTSFILFVILMACLPFVTNQKRKGMVALQAAILVFTLGLFGLTFAFIVGRYSTSCAARRFLFGVLFSGCLACLAMHGLWLALLERRGRGPRSWMLCLGALGLWLVEVIINTEWLVITVVRSPSGGAPDLFCSIANMDFVMALIYVMVLLLAVVLMAVPSLIHKHKQWRRDGAFIFVTGLLTLGIWISWIVMYMYGNGLTGNASWDDPTLAIAVVSNAWVFLFLYTIPEISLLTQEDPDQEQPSDGDHVYPARSLVYDNILKETEPPHQNVYMNNKAFTMDEPPTEVSTKPLSPYGSYNGQLRSCVYQPTELALIAKGLTRVSVFTIFYTTKHLLVTSGKKKKKTTSLHVFTERPGHEDPTSLSSLFEPSKWQLPSSFS, encoded by the exons ATGGACACAAGCAGCGCTCCAAAAGGATGCGGCTCCAGCATCAGCTCCATATATTACAACCTGTGTGACCTGGCTACTGTGTGGGGGGTCGTGGTGGaggctgttgctgctgctggggtGGTTACTTCCTTCATTCTGTTTGTCATTCTCATGGCCTGTCTACCGTTTGTGACAAACCAAAAGAGGAAGGGTATGGTGGCCCTGCAGGCAGCCATTCTGGTCTTCACTCTGGGACTCTTTGGACTCACTTTTGCCTTCATCGTGGGTCGATATTCCACCAGCTGTGCCGCACGGAGGTTCCTCTTTGGAGTACTGTTTTCAGGCTGCCTAGCCTGCCTGGCGATGCATGGGCTGTGGCTCGCCTTGCTGGAACGGAGAGGCCGGGGCCCCAGGAGCTGGATGTTATGCCTTGGAGCCCTGGGCCTATGGCTCGTCGAGGTGATCATCAACACTGAATGGCTTGTCATCACTGTGGTCAGAAGCCCATCTGGAGGTGCCCCTGACCTGTTCTGCAGCATTGCTAACATGGACTTTGTGATGGCTCTGATCTATGTGATGGTTCTGCTTCTAGCTGTGGTTCTCATGGCTGTACCTTCACTGATACACAAACATAAGCAGTGGCGCCGAGATGGAGCTTTCATCTTTGTCACAGGGCTCCTCACTTTGGGTATCTGGATATCTTGGATTGTAATGTACATGTATGGGAATGGGTTGACTGGGAACGCCAGCTGGGACGATCCTACCCTGGCTATTGCAGTGGTATCAAATGCTTGGGTGTTCCTGTTCCTCTACACCATCCCAGAAATCTCCTTACTCACCCAGGAGGACCCTGACCAGGAGCAGCCCAGTGATGGAGACCACGTCTATCCTGCCAGGAGCCTGGTTTATGACAACATACTTAAGGAGACAGAGCCACCTCATCAAAATGTGTACATGAACAATAAAGCTTTCACTATGGATGAGCCTCCAACAG AAGTGTCAACAAAGCCGCTGTCTCCATATGGTTCTTATAATGGTCAGCTACGAAGTTGTGTGTACCAGCCGACTGAATTAGCCCTGATTGCCAAGGGTCTGACGAGGGTGAGTGTGTTCACAATATTTTACACCACAAAACATCTCCTCGTCAcatctgggaaaaaaaaaaaaaaaacaacttctctGCATGTTTTCACAGAGAGACCAGGACATGAGGATCCCACGAGCCTTAGTTCCCTCTTTGAGCCCAGCAAGTGGCAACTCCCTTCCTCTTTCAGCTGA
- the btbd17b gene encoding BTB/POZ domain-containing protein 17, which translates to MVRSCEQGIPDWVYVGTLLLFIHFHSVTVRAAALKQDTALDSGATVLNHSMSLVQRMETLLAMGNGSDVTLRVQTINTDEVKVIQAHSLVLTLQSDVFEELLLTRNNSAVLLRETPDCAAVFDKFVRYLYCGDISLRLDQAISLHKLASKYHVWGLQQGLTQYMTQHLSSDSPTGHVVGWYSYALQIGDMALRDSCLQYLSWNLSSVLQSGEWGSISEDLLLSLLQRSDLILQSELELYEAVEAWISQNQPVSATVESALRAVRYGMIPPQHLFRLQKHSPLMLKYYESIRDLLYLAFQFHSASPIQLAKYFDVNCSIFTPRNYLSSSWGSPWVINNPTRDDRSFSFQTQLGPSGHDSSKRVTWNALFSPRWLPLSSRSTYTELGAMQPTRTEGGRPRIIITPATSSPDFAGVSFQKTVIVMARQQGKVVVRHVYNFHQSTEEAGDFLIDADLQRRSSDYLIDSSLYLHIVIKPLYHTLLVARK; encoded by the exons ATGGTACGCTCATGTGAACAAGGGATCCCTGACTGGGTGTATGTGGGCACCCTGCTCCTCTTTATCCACTTCCACTCTGTCACAGTTAGAGCCG CTGCCCTGAAGCAGGACACAGCCCTGGACAGTGGAGCCACAGTACTGAATCACTCCATGAGTTTGGTGCAGCGTATGGAGACCTTACTGGCCATGGGGAATGGCAGTGATGTCACTCTGCGGGTACAGACTATCAACACAGATGAGGTGAAGGTGATCCAGGCCCACAGTCTTGTTCTCACCCTGCAGAGTGACGTATTTGAGGAGCTGCTGCTCACCCGTAATAACAGTGCTGTGCTTTTGAGGGAGACGCCCGACTGTGCAGCTGTCTTTGACAAGTTTGTCAG gtATCTGTACTGTGGTGATATCTCACTGCGTCTTGATCAGGCCATTTCTCTCCATAAGCTGGCCAGCAAATACCATGTGTGGGGCTTGCAGCAGGGCCTAACACAATATATGACCCAACATCTATCCAGTGATTCCCCCACAGGCCATGTGGTTGGCTGGTACAGCTACGCACTACAAATTGGGGACATGGCCCTACGGGACAGCTGTCTGCAGTACCTGTCCTGGAACCTGTCTTCTGTGCTACAGAGCGGAGAATGGGGCTCCATCAGTGAAGACCTGCTCCTGTCCTTGCTCCAGCGCTCTGACCTCATTTTACAGAGTGAATTGGAACTGTACGAGGCCGTGGAGGCCTGGATAAGCCAGAACCAACCTGTCAGTGCAACAGTGGAGAGTGCCCTGAGGGCTGTTCGATACGGCATGATCCCACCTCAGCATCTCTTCCGTCTTCAGAAGCATTCCCCCCTCATGCTGAAGTATTACGAGTCTATCCGTGATCTCCTGTATCTAGCCTTCCAGTTTCACTCAGCTTCTCCTATCCAACTGGCCAAATACTTTGATGTCAACTGCAGTATTTTCACACCACGTAACTACTTGTCCTCCTCTTGGGGATCCCCTTGGGTTATTAATAACCCCACCCGTGATGACCGCAGTTTCAGCTTCCAGACCCAACTCGGACCCAGTGGCCATGACTCTAGCAAGAGAGTGACATGGAACGCCTTATTCTCCCCTCGCTGGCTCCCACTCAGTTCCAGGTCAACATATACTGAGTTAGGTGCTATGCAGCCCACTCGCACAGAAGGGGGTCGACCTCGCATCATCATAACACCAGCAACTTCAAGTCCAGACTTTGCTGGTGTGAGTTTTCAGAAGACGGTCATTGTAATGGCAAGACAGCAAGGAAAAGTGGTGGTTCGCCATGTCTACAACTTCCACCAAAGCACAGAGGAGGCTGGAGATTTCCTGATAGATGCTGACCTGCAGCGCCGTTCCTCAGATTACCTAATTGACAGCTCCCTCTATCTGCACATTGTAATAAAACCTCTCTACCATACCCTTCTTGTTGCcaggaaataa